A section of the Bacteroidales bacterium genome encodes:
- a CDS encoding RNA polymerase sigma factor RpoD/SigA, translated as MRQLKITKSITNRETASLDRYLSEIGREELITAEEEVLLAQKIKAGDQKALEKLAKANLRFVVSVAKQYQNQGLSLPDLINEGNLGLIKAAQRFDETRGFKFISYAVWWIRQSILQALAEQARIIRLPLNQVGSLNKISKEVSRLEQLYERLPSADEIAESLDLPEEKVVDAMKINTRHFSVDAPIIPGEDISFLDVYSGDETPNTDKGLIFESLSKEIERSLSTLTERERDIIKLYFGIGISHGLTLDEIGAKFDLTRERVRQIKEKAIRRLKHTSRSKLLKSYLCQ; from the coding sequence ATGCGACAACTTAAAATAACAAAATCAATTACAAACCGTGAAACGGCTTCATTAGACAGGTATTTATCAGAGATAGGAAGGGAAGAATTAATTACTGCGGAAGAAGAAGTTTTACTGGCACAAAAAATTAAAGCCGGCGACCAGAAGGCTCTTGAAAAATTAGCCAAAGCAAATTTACGTTTTGTTGTATCAGTAGCAAAACAATACCAAAACCAGGGCCTTAGTTTACCTGACCTGATAAATGAAGGAAACCTTGGTTTAATAAAAGCAGCTCAGCGTTTTGATGAAACCAGGGGATTTAAATTCATCTCGTATGCTGTTTGGTGGATTCGTCAATCCATATTACAGGCTCTTGCCGAACAAGCCAGAATTATCCGTTTACCTTTGAACCAGGTGGGATCATTAAATAAAATTTCAAAAGAAGTTTCACGCCTGGAACAACTATATGAACGCTTGCCTTCAGCCGATGAGATTGCTGAATCGCTTGATTTACCTGAAGAAAAAGTTGTTGATGCAATGAAAATAAATACACGTCATTTTTCGGTTGATGCACCAATAATTCCGGGCGAGGATATTAGTTTTCTGGATGTATATTCAGGCGATGAAACTCCAAATACCGACAAAGGTTTGATTTTTGAATCGCTTTCAAAAGAAATTGAACGTTCATTATCTACACTTACTGAACGTGAACGCGATATTATTAAATTATATTTCGGTATAGGAATTAGTCATGGGCTTACCCTTGATGAAATCGGTGCAAAGTTCGATCTGACAAGGGAAAGAGTAAGACAGATAAAAGAAAAAGCTATTCGCCGATTGAAACATACTTCACGAAGCAAATTGCTGAAAAGTTATTTATGTCAATAA
- a CDS encoding Do family serine endopeptidase, with protein sequence MEAKKIMTFMLVAFTGGLFAVSTSYLVSKTDVINKTQAAKEFQNNNFQQAPSSSPVVIPANLDFTKAAELSVHAVVHIKTEYQQKSSVYDDFFGGSWDPWGSKNYYSPAKISGSGVILTSDGYIVTNNHVVQDANYIEITLNDKRTYEAEIVGTDPGTDLALIKIDEKDLPYLSYGNSDSVKVGEWVLAVGNPFNLTSTVTAGIISAKARNLNILGKNSSIESFLQTDAAVNPGNSGGALVNTKGELIGVNAAIASNTGSYSGYSFAIPVNIVKKVVDDFVKYKSVQRAYLGITYEEVDSKLAKEKGLSKVKGISISSLADAGAAEEAGLLKGDVITKIGTAEINSGSELQEAVVTHRPGDVVKVTYIRDKAEKEISVKLKNINNTTEIVKSEEESVTTLLGATFETLSADELKELGIENGLKVSKLDAGLMKNAGVREGFIITKIDQKQIKTLDDLKTALKEKKGGVLIEGIYSNGMHAYYGFGM encoded by the coding sequence ATGGAAGCAAAAAAAATTATGACTTTTATGTTGGTTGCCTTTACAGGCGGATTGTTTGCTGTATCAACATCCTATTTGGTAAGCAAAACTGATGTGATAAACAAAACACAGGCAGCAAAAGAATTTCAAAACAATAATTTTCAGCAGGCTCCTTCATCATCTCCGGTTGTGATTCCTGCCAATCTCGATTTCACTAAAGCTGCCGAACTTTCAGTACATGCAGTAGTTCATATAAAAACAGAATATCAGCAAAAGAGTTCTGTATACGATGATTTTTTTGGAGGTTCATGGGATCCCTGGGGTTCAAAAAATTATTATTCGCCTGCAAAAATATCCGGTTCCGGTGTTATCCTTACTTCCGATGGTTACATTGTAACAAATAATCATGTGGTACAGGATGCCAATTATATTGAAATTACTTTGAATGATAAAAGAACATATGAAGCGGAAATTGTAGGTACCGATCCCGGAACCGACCTGGCTTTAATAAAAATTGATGAAAAAGATTTACCCTATCTTTCTTATGGGAATTCCGATAGTGTTAAAGTTGGTGAATGGGTGCTGGCTGTTGGAAATCCTTTTAACCTCACTTCAACCGTTACTGCCGGGATAATTAGTGCAAAGGCACGCAATTTAAATATTCTTGGAAAAAATTCTTCTATCGAATCGTTCCTTCAAACAGATGCGGCTGTAAACCCTGGCAATAGTGGAGGTGCGCTAGTAAATACTAAAGGAGAACTTATAGGTGTTAATGCCGCCATTGCTTCAAATACCGGTTCGTATTCAGGTTATTCATTTGCCATACCTGTAAATATCGTAAAAAAAGTCGTTGATGATTTTGTTAAATACAAAAGTGTACAGCGTGCATACCTTGGTATTACATATGAAGAAGTAGATAGTAAATTGGCTAAAGAAAAAGGTTTAAGCAAAGTAAAAGGAATCAGTATTTCGTCGCTTGCTGATGCTGGTGCAGCAGAAGAAGCCGGTCTGTTAAAGGGTGATGTGATTACAAAAATTGGTACAGCAGAAATAAATAGTGGTTCCGAGTTACAGGAAGCTGTAGTTACACACAGACCGGGTGATGTGGTTAAAGTTACTTACATCAGGGATAAAGCAGAAAAAGAAATTTCTGTTAAATTGAAAAATATAAATAATACTACAGAAATAGTAAAAAGCGAAGAAGAAAGCGTTACTACATTATTAGGAGCAACTTTTGAAACACTTTCTGCTGATGAATTAAAAGAATTAGGAATAGAAAATGGATTAAAGGTTTCGAAGCTTGATGCAGGATTGATGAAAAATGCAGGTGTACGTGAAGGATTTATCATTACTAAAATTGACCAGAAACAGATAAAAACTCTTGATGATTTAAAAACAGCTTTAAAAGAAAAAAAAGGTGGTGTGTTGATTGAAGGAATTTATTCAAACGGAATGCATGCATATTATGGTTTTGGAATGTAA
- the dapF gene encoding diaminopimelate epimerase — translation MKINFSKYQGAGNDFIMIDNRSHIFKNYINQASVISFLCHRRFGIGADGLILINKSNDGDFKMVYFNSDGKEGSMCGNGGRCCAAFAHDLGIIKSKTVFSATDGFHQAQIIAVNKNETIVKLQMCDVSNIIKEEKYFIINTGSPHYVTFTKNVKDMDVFTEGKKIRYSKAFKKEGINVNFAEPLDGHIFVRTYERGVEDETLSCGTGSTATAIAANELHLLKGNTCNLITLGGNLSVYFNKINKTQYTDIWLQGPATCVYKGEISI, via the coding sequence ATGAAAATTAATTTTTCCAAATATCAGGGTGCCGGAAATGATTTTATCATGATTGATAACAGAAGTCATATCTTTAAGAATTATATAAACCAGGCATCCGTTATATCTTTTTTATGTCATCGTCGGTTTGGCATAGGCGCCGATGGACTTATACTGATTAACAAAAGCAATGATGGTGATTTTAAAATGGTTTATTTTAATTCCGATGGAAAAGAAGGAAGTATGTGTGGCAATGGGGGTAGATGTTGTGCAGCATTTGCACACGATTTGGGAATCATAAAAAGTAAAACTGTTTTCAGCGCTACCGATGGATTTCACCAGGCACAAATCATTGCTGTTAATAAAAACGAAACCATTGTAAAACTTCAGATGTGTGATGTTTCAAATATTATTAAAGAGGAAAAATATTTTATTATAAATACCGGTTCGCCGCATTATGTTACGTTTACAAAAAACGTAAAAGACATGGATGTATTTACTGAAGGGAAAAAAATCAGGTATAGTAAAGCATTCAAAAAAGAAGGGATCAATGTAAATTTTGCAGAGCCTTTGGATGGACATATTTTTGTAAGAACATACGAACGTGGTGTGGAAGATGAAACACTTTCATGCGGTACCGGATCTACAGCTACGGCAATTGCAGCAAACGAACTTCATTTACTTAAAGGCAACACCTGTAATTTGATTACTCTTGGCGGAAATCTTTCGGTATATTTTAATAAAATAAACAAAACACAATATACCGATATATGGCTTCAAGGGCCGGCAACCTGCGTTTATAAAGGAGAAATATCCATTTAA
- a CDS encoding GNAT family protein, which produces MKGKNISFRAPEPADIDILYKWENDTRIWHLSNTVAPFSHHLLEEYILNAQQDIYAAKQLRLMIVETDNNKTIGCIDLFDFDPSNQRAGVGILISEEYRSKGYASQALEILTDYAFNTLHLHQLFCNITSDNENSLKLFKKFKFEIIGLKKEWILQGKTWKDEYILQLINK; this is translated from the coding sequence ATGAAAGGGAAAAATATTTCTTTCCGCGCTCCCGAACCCGCTGATATTGATATTCTGTATAAATGGGAGAACGATACACGTATCTGGCATTTAAGTAATACTGTAGCTCCTTTCTCGCATCATTTACTTGAAGAATATATTCTGAATGCTCAACAGGATATTTATGCTGCAAAACAATTGCGATTAATGATTGTTGAAACTGACAACAATAAAACTATTGGGTGCATCGACCTTTTCGATTTCGACCCGTCAAACCAAAGAGCAGGTGTCGGGATTTTAATCAGCGAGGAATACCGCAGCAAAGGCTATGCATCACAAGCACTCGAAATTCTGACAGATTATGCTTTTAATACTTTACATCTTCACCAGTTATTCTGCAACATTACATCCGATAACGAAAACAGTCTGAAGCTTTTTAAAAAATTCAAATTTGAAATCATCGGGCTTAAAAAAGAATGGATTCTGCAAGGCAAAACATGGAAGGATGAATACATTTTACAATTAATTAATAAATAA
- the mltG gene encoding endolytic transglycosylase MltG has translation MAKKGKSVFFKIIVITGVLLILAGIFTAYKAYTILYKSNVKLDDKNSTYLYIKTGSDFNEVLNQLNTNKIISDASSFEWLADYKDYKNHVKPGKYTIKNGMNNNELINMLMSGRQEPVKLVFNNVRTKYQLAGKMSSQLEADSLSIIELLDNADYLDSLGFTVDNAIAVFIPNTYELYWNTSAKQLFEKMKKEFDKFWNNSRKTKAENAGLSPVEVEILASIIQEESRKYDEMPTIAGVYINRLNKGMKLEADPTVKFAIGDFSIKRILKKHLLTDSPYNTYQNKGLPPGPICLPDSRIIDKVLNYEKHNYLFFCAKPDGSGYHSFAKTSAEHSRNAQIYHQYLNTLKIK, from the coding sequence ATGGCTAAAAAAGGAAAATCAGTTTTTTTTAAAATAATAGTGATCACGGGTGTTTTGTTAATACTGGCAGGAATCTTCACTGCATACAAAGCATATACTATCCTATACAAATCAAATGTTAAGCTTGACGATAAAAATAGTACTTACCTATATATAAAAACCGGTTCCGATTTTAATGAAGTATTAAATCAACTCAATACAAATAAAATAATTTCCGATGCTTCATCATTTGAATGGCTTGCCGATTATAAGGATTATAAGAATCATGTAAAACCCGGCAAATACACGATCAAAAATGGAATGAACAATAATGAACTTATTAACATGCTGATGTCGGGCAGGCAAGAACCTGTAAAGCTTGTATTTAATAATGTGCGTACCAAATATCAGCTTGCCGGAAAAATGTCTTCACAGCTTGAAGCCGATTCGTTATCAATAATTGAACTGCTTGATAATGCAGATTACCTCGATTCACTTGGGTTTACAGTAGATAATGCTATTGCTGTTTTTATTCCAAACACATACGAACTCTATTGGAATACTTCTGCCAAACAATTATTTGAAAAAATGAAAAAAGAATTCGATAAATTCTGGAACAACAGTCGTAAAACAAAAGCAGAAAATGCAGGACTATCTCCTGTAGAAGTTGAAATTCTTGCATCCATAATACAGGAAGAAAGCCGGAAATATGACGAAATGCCCACTATTGCAGGTGTTTACATCAACCGCCTGAATAAAGGAATGAAATTGGAAGCAGATCCAACAGTTAAATTTGCAATTGGTGATTTTTCAATCAAACGTATTTTGAAAAAACATTTGCTCACTGATTCCCCATACAACACATATCAAAACAAAGGACTACCACCAGGTCCGATATGTTTACCCGATTCACGAATAATCGACAAAGTCCTCAATTACGAAAAACATAATTATTTATTTTTCTGTGCAAAGCCTGATGGCTCGGGATATCATTCATTTGCCAAAACCAGCGCTGAACATTCGCGCAATGCACAAATCTATCATCAATACCTGAACACGCTTAAAATAAAATAG
- a CDS encoding AMP-binding protein: MQAITNLFEESVKKFGKNAYLYEKKDDTYQYLTYKEVHQIVYQLASGLLNIGVKKGDRISVISEGRNDWVISELAILYAGAINVPLSVKLTEPSELEFRLKHSEAHYIISSVSQLKKIREIKAKLNLVEKIIVLDALEKYEDKEIFSGDVIKAGDEFLKTNLKDFNERWQSVKGDDIANICYTSGTTAEPKGIMLSHRNYTANAEQSLSLMDVPEYYTSLLILPWDHAFAHAVGIYSIMKAGASIASVQLGSSPIETLKNIPINIKEIRPHFLLSVPSLAKNFKKNIETGIAAKGKFIQKLFNKGIKLAYYYNGMSSFEKGKGKRIFLKPILKLFDIIIFKKIRKNFGGRLHYFIGGGALLDTEIQKFFYAIGIPMFQGYGLTEASPVISSNSERKHKIGSSGYLVSNLKLKICDTKGNELPAEEKGEIVIQGENVMTGYWKNPEATAETIRNGWLYTGDLGYIDKDGFLFVYGRFKSLLIADDGEKYSPEGIEEAFIGQSQYIDQCMLYNNQNPYSVCLIAPNVTNLKKWIEENGLRFDSNETVIKALKLIENEISLYRKGNKFDGVFPQRWLPSAIGIISEAFTEENHMMNSTLKIVRGKIIEHYKPTIDFLYMPEAKDICNSKNIYAMKEIFRNFNL; this comes from the coding sequence ATGCAAGCCATAACCAATCTCTTCGAAGAAAGTGTAAAAAAATTTGGTAAGAATGCGTATCTGTACGAAAAAAAAGATGATACTTATCAATATTTAACTTATAAAGAGGTTCATCAAATTGTATATCAGTTAGCTTCAGGACTTTTAAATATAGGTGTAAAAAAAGGTGACCGTATTTCAGTTATCTCAGAAGGAAGGAACGATTGGGTTATATCTGAACTGGCCATTTTATATGCCGGGGCAATTAATGTTCCTTTATCTGTAAAATTAACCGAACCTTCCGAACTTGAATTCCGGTTAAAACATTCAGAAGCGCATTATATCATTTCTTCTGTTTCTCAATTAAAAAAAATAAGAGAAATAAAAGCGAAATTAAATTTAGTAGAAAAAATTATTGTTCTTGATGCTTTAGAAAAATATGAGGACAAAGAAATTTTTTCAGGTGATGTAATCAAGGCAGGTGATGAATTTCTTAAAACAAACCTAAAAGATTTTAATGAAAGATGGCAATCCGTAAAAGGTGATGATATTGCAAATATTTGCTACACTTCAGGCACCACTGCCGAACCAAAAGGCATCATGCTTTCGCATCGCAATTATACAGCAAATGCGGAACAATCGTTAAGCCTGATGGATGTTCCGGAATATTACACATCCCTTTTGATATTACCATGGGATCACGCATTTGCTCATGCCGTAGGAATATACAGCATCATGAAAGCAGGAGCATCCATTGCCTCTGTACAATTGGGTTCTTCGCCCATTGAAACATTAAAAAATATTCCAATAAACATAAAAGAAATCAGACCTCATTTCCTGTTAAGTGTTCCGTCGCTCGCAAAAAATTTCAAGAAAAATATTGAAACAGGAATAGCAGCTAAAGGAAAATTCATCCAGAAATTATTCAATAAAGGAATAAAGCTCGCCTATTATTATAATGGCATGAGTAGTTTTGAAAAAGGAAAAGGGAAACGCATTTTCCTTAAACCAATATTAAAATTATTTGATATAATTATTTTTAAAAAAATTAGAAAAAATTTTGGCGGACGGCTTCATTATTTTATTGGCGGAGGAGCTTTGCTTGATACTGAAATTCAGAAATTCTTTTACGCGATAGGAATACCAATGTTCCAGGGATATGGCCTTACTGAAGCATCTCCGGTTATCTCATCCAATTCTGAAAGAAAACACAAAATAGGTTCATCAGGTTATCTGGTTTCAAATCTGAAATTAAAAATTTGTGATACCAAAGGGAATGAACTACCGGCGGAAGAAAAAGGTGAAATTGTGATACAAGGCGAAAATGTGATGACCGGTTATTGGAAAAATCCGGAAGCTACTGCCGAAACTATACGGAATGGCTGGCTTTACACCGGCGATCTGGGTTATATCGACAAAGATGGATTCCTGTTTGTTTATGGTCGTTTCAAAAGTTTATTGATTGCTGATGATGGCGAAAAATACAGTCCTGAAGGAATAGAAGAAGCTTTTATCGGGCAATCGCAATACATTGATCAATGTATGCTTTATAACAATCAAAATCCATATTCTGTATGCTTGATTGCGCCTAATGTTACAAATTTAAAAAAATGGATAGAAGAAAATGGACTTCGCTTTGATTCGAACGAAACGGTGATAAAAGCATTGAAATTAATTGAAAATGAAATAAGTTTATACCGTAAAGGAAATAAGTTTGACGGGGTGTTCCCGCAACGCTGGTTGCCATCAGCAATAGGAATAATAAGCGAAGCATTTACTGAAGAAAATCATATGATGAACAGCACTCTTAAAATTGTAAGAGGAAAAATAATCGAGCATTATAAACCTACTATTGATTTTTTGTATATGCCGGAAGCAAAGGATATTTGTAACTCAAAAAATATTTATGCAATGAAAGAAATTTTCAGGAATTTCAATTTATAA
- a CDS encoding alpha/beta hydrolase: protein MKRIAAIICIFATYFSAQALNPSRTYSVSPSDYGMTYEEVSITTEDNVTLFGWFFKTTEASTKVMIMSDDGNGNMADNFELASNFITLGYNVLMYDYRGYGKSSDFTINNNFFIYAQFQKDIEAAIDYIKKYQAKLRSINLYGIGIGAGLSLSVGANHAEITKIIADSPYNNFENMKKVIKEINGADALFPLAYNKNYLEPTYALESKGGTLAGIFFIAGENENIFNQKIAKELSKIRSSISSTYIVKGATMSTTFSSNKSKYFDEISNFLK from the coding sequence ATGAAAAGAATTGCAGCTATTATTTGCATTTTTGCAACTTATTTTTCGGCACAGGCGCTGAATCCTTCGAGGACTTATTCTGTTTCTCCATCTGATTACGGAATGACTTATGAAGAAGTTTCAATCACTACAGAAGATAATGTTACATTATTCGGATGGTTTTTTAAAACTACCGAAGCCTCAACAAAAGTAATGATAATGAGCGATGACGGTAATGGCAACATGGCAGATAACTTTGAACTTGCCAGTAATTTCATTACTCTCGGGTATAATGTATTGATGTACGACTACCGTGGATACGGTAAAAGCAGCGACTTTACCATAAACAATAATTTTTTTATTTATGCCCAGTTCCAGAAAGATATAGAAGCAGCCATTGATTACATAAAAAAATACCAGGCTAAATTGCGTTCTATTAATTTATATGGAATAGGAATAGGCGCAGGACTATCATTATCAGTTGGAGCCAACCATGCTGAAATTACTAAAATCATTGCTGATTCCCCTTATAATAATTTCGAGAACATGAAAAAAGTCATCAAAGAAATAAATGGCGCTGATGCATTATTTCCATTGGCATATAATAAAAATTATTTAGAACCTACGTATGCACTCGAATCAAAAGGCGGCACATTAGCAGGGATATTTTTTATTGCCGGAGAAAATGAAAATATCTTTAATCAGAAAATTGCAAAAGAACTCAGCAAGATTCGTAGCAGCATAAGTTCTACATACATTGTAAAAGGTGCAACTATGTCTACTACTTTCTCCTCGAACAAATCAAAATATTTCGACGAGATAAGTAATTTCCTGAAATAA
- a CDS encoding phosphomannomutase/phosphoglucomutase, with the protein MGAFKAYDIRGVYNKDFNKEDVYKIGFYLPELLNASKILVGRDVRTSSPEIFEYLSKGIIDSGADVHYIGLSTTPMVYYLTAKYHFDASVMITASHNPKEHNGLKISRTNALPVGFDTGLGELEKLVKSAKPEAVSKKGKIIEMDIRNEYISFLKQYLSDYSNLKIAVDCSNGMACLLIKEFLNKDIQYLYDELDGTFPNHEANPLEEENVEDLKRLVLKGKCDVGVIFDGDADRVMFVDENGKFVSPDLMIAVLAHYFLEEKGLKGNILQDIRTSKAVAEYIENFGSKMHMWRVGRAYAAMKLREINGIFGGELAGHYYFKDFYYSDSGIMASLIILGVLSKMKKKGISFSQLIGNIAKYANSGEINFEIEKKSEAMEQIKNYFTSLEKPVAFYDFDGYRIEFKDWWFNVRPSNTDPYLRFIAEANNQNLLNEKIEKVKEIIKGI; encoded by the coding sequence ATGGGTGCATTTAAAGCTTATGATATCCGCGGGGTATATAACAAAGATTTCAATAAAGAAGACGTTTACAAAATAGGTTTTTATTTACCCGAATTACTAAACGCATCTAAAATCCTTGTAGGACGTGACGTTCGCACATCATCACCGGAAATTTTTGAATATCTTTCAAAAGGAATAATCGATAGCGGAGCAGATGTTCACTACATTGGTCTTTCTACAACACCTATGGTATATTACCTTACAGCGAAATATCATTTTGATGCATCGGTAATGATCACAGCTTCTCATAATCCAAAAGAACATAACGGGCTGAAAATTTCAAGAACCAATGCGTTGCCTGTGGGCTTTGATACAGGACTTGGAGAGTTGGAAAAGCTTGTTAAATCAGCAAAGCCAGAGGCTGTTTCAAAAAAAGGAAAGATAATCGAAATGGATATTCGCAATGAATATATTTCTTTTTTGAAACAATATCTAAGCGATTATTCCAATTTAAAAATAGCTGTCGATTGTTCAAACGGCATGGCTTGCCTGCTTATCAAAGAATTCCTGAATAAAGACATTCAATATTTATATGATGAACTTGATGGGACTTTTCCCAATCACGAAGCCAACCCGTTGGAAGAAGAAAACGTGGAAGACCTGAAACGTTTGGTATTAAAGGGAAAATGTGATGTCGGCGTAATATTCGATGGGGATGCCGACCGCGTAATGTTTGTTGATGAGAACGGAAAATTTGTTTCACCAGATTTAATGATTGCTGTTCTTGCTCACTATTTCCTCGAAGAAAAAGGATTAAAAGGAAATATACTGCAGGATATACGCACATCAAAAGCGGTAGCAGAATATATTGAAAATTTCGGAAGCAAAATGCACATGTGGCGTGTAGGCCGTGCTTATGCAGCCATGAAACTTCGCGAAATAAACGGGATATTTGGCGGTGAACTGGCAGGTCATTATTACTTCAAAGATTTTTATTATTCCGATTCAGGAATAATGGCATCGCTTATTATTCTTGGCGTTTTAAGCAAGATGAAGAAAAAAGGGATTTCATTTTCACAACTTATAGGCAATATTGCTAAATATGCAAATTCGGGAGAAATAAATTTCGAGATTGAAAAAAAATCAGAAGCAATGGAGCAAATAAAAAATTATTTCACTTCGCTCGAAAAACCTGTTGCCTTCTATGATTTCGATGGATACCGTATTGAATTTAAAGACTGGTGGTTTAATGTGCGCCCTTCGAACACCGATCCATACCTGCGTTTCATAGCCGAAGCAAATAATCAAAATTTGCTCAACGAAAAAATCGAAAAAGTAAAAGAAATAATAAAAGGTATTTGA
- a CDS encoding DUF2279 domain-containing protein: MKLKNITISLILLQISFATLAKSISFPPDTLNKKRLHAVIATEAVTVAGTLYLLNNLWYKDYPRSSFHFFNDNKEWLQMDKIGHATTSCSIGAVGYYSLKWCGVENKKAIWYGGGLGSVYMLTIEILDGLSSEWGFSLGDFSANTFGSAVFMSQQLAWNQQRIVFKWSYHPTEFADYRPDLLGSNFQEHMLKDYNGQTYWLSGNISSFLKKDSKFPKWLNVAVGYGANGMIGANGNPDTYNGATMPVFKRYRQFYISPDIDFTHIPTKSKFLKAVFYTLNFLKFPAPTFEFSKENNLKFHILYL, from the coding sequence TTGAAATTAAAAAACATAACCATATCACTTATTTTATTGCAAATATCTTTTGCTACACTGGCAAAAAGTATTTCGTTTCCGCCTGATACGCTTAATAAAAAACGCTTACATGCAGTAATCGCAACCGAAGCAGTTACAGTTGCAGGAACATTATACTTGCTAAATAACTTATGGTACAAGGATTATCCGCGTTCTTCATTTCATTTTTTTAACGATAATAAAGAATGGTTGCAAATGGACAAAATCGGTCATGCCACTACATCCTGCTCTATTGGCGCTGTTGGTTATTACTCGTTAAAATGGTGTGGTGTTGAAAACAAAAAAGCGATATGGTACGGTGGCGGATTAGGTTCTGTTTATATGCTTACAATTGAAATTCTCGACGGACTTTCGAGCGAATGGGGCTTTTCGTTGGGCGACTTTTCGGCAAACACATTTGGCTCGGCGGTTTTTATGAGTCAGCAATTGGCATGGAATCAGCAACGAATTGTATTCAAATGGTCGTATCATCCTACTGAATTCGCTGATTACAGACCTGATTTACTCGGCAGCAATTTCCAGGAGCATATGTTGAAAGATTACAACGGGCAAACTTACTGGCTTTCCGGGAATATTTCTTCTTTTCTAAAAAAAGATTCTAAATTTCCGAAGTGGCTCAACGTTGCTGTTGGTTACGGTGCAAATGGAATGATTGGTGCAAACGGAAATCCTGATACATATAATGGCGCTACAATGCCGGTATTTAAAAGATACAGGCAGTTTTATATTTCTCCGGATATTGATTTTACACACATTCCAACAAAATCAAAATTTTTAAAAGCAGTTTTTTACACATTGAACTTCTTAAAATTTCCGGCTCCAACATTTGAATTTTCAAAAGAAAACAATCTGAAGTTCCATATTTTATATTTATAA
- a CDS encoding tetratricopeptide repeat protein yields MKISVFIILSSFIFFSACKPGPEKIDNMLNEASEKIRKSDNKGAIEELTKIIGYDKENYKAYYYRANAEFNLRQTKEAIADYTKAIEIKPDYADAFFNRASCKYYLNDTDGACNDWHKAFELGKPNTGDMLNNCD; encoded by the coding sequence ATGAAAATATCAGTATTTATAATATTATCGTCATTTATATTTTTCTCAGCTTGTAAGCCAGGCCCGGAAAAAATTGACAACATGCTTAATGAAGCAAGTGAAAAAATAAGAAAATCCGATAATAAAGGAGCTATTGAAGAACTCACAAAAATTATCGGGTACGACAAAGAAAATTATAAAGCATATTATTACCGCGCTAATGCAGAATTTAATTTAAGGCAAACCAAAGAAGCTATTGCTGATTACACTAAAGCCATTGAAATAAAACCCGATTATGCCGATGCATTTTTTAACAGGGCCAGTTGTAAATATTACCTCAATGATACCGATGGAGCCTGCAACGACTGGCATAAAGCTTTTGAACTTGGGAAGCCTAATACCGGGGATATGCTGAATAATTGCGACTAA